One segment of Bradyrhizobium sp. CB2312 DNA contains the following:
- a CDS encoding energy transducer TonB, with the protein MSDEPRPSRKLWILAAVAALGLHLGGAALALAHLRTDDDGDGLGAAGAEFAVEMASPPVQESDQPTGPTDSEAQEERPELPQQKAETVETELPQDRPQQAEDPDRLVSENKAKKEQEEDPKIAAVETPAMEAAQKQIDQTRQTFEDAAREAEKAMAPIIGIGKDILQLTADWNRKISAHLALHKINPEGKQPNNQKVKVSFAINRKGNVLSVDVVESSGDAAYDAAAVSIVRKSDPIPQPPAKLTEDRFERTVYIIFTPPDAKKKKTAQRQ; encoded by the coding sequence ATGTCGGACGAACCCAGACCATCCCGGAAACTTTGGATCTTGGCGGCAGTGGCGGCGCTCGGGCTCCATCTGGGCGGTGCTGCGCTGGCGTTGGCTCATTTGCGCACCGACGACGACGGCGACGGTCTGGGCGCGGCAGGCGCCGAGTTCGCCGTGGAGATGGCCTCGCCACCCGTTCAGGAGTCGGATCAACCGACTGGGCCCACCGACTCTGAAGCGCAAGAAGAGCGCCCTGAGCTGCCGCAGCAGAAGGCCGAAACGGTGGAGACGGAGCTCCCCCAGGATCGGCCGCAACAGGCCGAGGATCCCGATCGTCTCGTCAGCGAAAACAAGGCGAAGAAGGAGCAGGAGGAAGACCCCAAGATTGCAGCCGTTGAAACTCCGGCCATGGAGGCGGCGCAAAAGCAGATTGACCAGACTCGTCAAACGTTTGAAGACGCCGCGCGCGAGGCCGAGAAGGCGATGGCGCCAATCATCGGCATCGGCAAGGATATCCTGCAGCTGACAGCCGACTGGAACCGCAAGATCAGCGCGCACCTCGCGCTGCACAAGATCAACCCGGAAGGCAAGCAGCCCAATAACCAGAAGGTCAAGGTCAGCTTCGCGATCAACCGGAAGGGCAACGTGCTGTCGGTGGATGTTGTGGAGTCCTCGGGGGATGCAGCTTACGACGCGGCCGCGGTCTCGATCGTCCGCAAGTCCGATCCCATTCCGCAGCCGCCAGCCAAGCTGACCGAAGATCGATTCGAGCGCACGGTTTACATCATCTTCACGCCGCCGGACGCGAAGAAAAAGAAGACGGCTCAGCGCCAGTAG
- a CDS encoding site-2 protease family protein has translation MNISFYDISVWVLPLVLAITFHEAAHAFVAHRLGDNTAAQLGRVSFNPIRHIDPFGTLILPAMLLFAHSPFLFGYAKPVPVNFRKLNHPRLDMVWVALAGPATNILLALAAALALHALPFAPTGAAQWIFDNLKNALLINAVLAVFNMMPIPPLDGGRVAVGLLPRPLALPLARLEPFGMLILIGLLILLPLAGSQFGLNLDVISAILRTLTGYVIQAVLFLTGNA, from the coding sequence GTGAACATTTCCTTTTATGACATTTCGGTTTGGGTGCTGCCGCTGGTGCTCGCCATCACCTTTCACGAGGCCGCGCACGCCTTCGTCGCGCACCGTCTCGGCGACAACACAGCCGCGCAGCTCGGCCGCGTCAGCTTCAACCCGATCAGGCACATCGACCCGTTCGGCACCCTGATCCTGCCGGCGATGCTGCTGTTTGCGCATTCGCCGTTCCTGTTCGGCTATGCCAAGCCGGTGCCGGTCAATTTCCGCAAGCTCAACCATCCGAGGCTCGATATGGTCTGGGTGGCGCTGGCTGGCCCTGCCACCAACATCCTGCTGGCGCTCGCGGCCGCGCTTGCCCTGCACGCCCTGCCCTTCGCGCCTACCGGCGCGGCGCAATGGATCTTCGACAACCTCAAGAACGCGCTCCTGATCAACGCGGTCCTGGCGGTGTTCAACATGATGCCGATCCCGCCGCTCGACGGCGGCCGCGTCGCGGTCGGGCTGCTGCCGCGACCACTCGCTTTGCCCTTGGCCCGACTCGAGCCGTTCGGCATGCTGATCCTGATCGGCCTCTTGATCCTGCTGCCGCTGGCGGGCTCGCAGTTCGGTCTAAATCTTGATGTTATTTCAGCAATACTGCGGACGTTGACCGGATATGTGATTCAGGCTGTTCTCTTCCTGACCGGCAATGCGTAG